Proteins from a single region of Ferroacidibacillus organovorans:
- a CDS encoding aldo/keto reductase, which yields MEYTKLGNTGLDVSRICLGCMSYGVPERGNHRWVLDEEQSRPFIKRALELGINFFDTANVYSDGTSEEIVGRALRDFAIRDEVVIATKVHGRMHAGPNGAGLSRKAIMSEIDKSLVRLGTDYVDLYQIHRFDYQTPIEETLEALHDVVKAGKARYIGASSMYAWQFLKALHTSEKHGWTRFATMQNYVNLLYREEEREMLPLCESEKIGVIPWSPLARGRLTRDWDEKSARSETDEFGKTLYAATADADKKVVERVAEVAAKREIPRAQVALAWVLQKSAVTAPIVGATKMHHLADAVAALSVKLTEEEIVRMEEPYVPHPVLGFR from the coding sequence GTGGAGTATACTAAACTGGGAAATACTGGACTTGACGTATCCCGCATCTGCCTCGGCTGCATGAGCTATGGGGTTCCCGAGCGGGGAAACCATCGCTGGGTGCTTGATGAAGAACAGAGTCGCCCTTTTATCAAGCGGGCGCTGGAGCTTGGCATCAACTTTTTCGACACGGCAAACGTCTACTCTGACGGCACCAGCGAAGAGATTGTCGGCCGCGCACTACGCGATTTCGCGATCCGCGACGAGGTGGTAATCGCGACGAAAGTGCACGGGCGCATGCACGCTGGCCCGAATGGCGCTGGACTCTCCCGCAAAGCAATTATGAGCGAGATCGACAAAAGTCTCGTGCGTCTCGGAACAGACTATGTCGACCTTTATCAAATTCATCGCTTTGATTACCAAACCCCGATTGAAGAGACGCTTGAGGCGCTGCACGATGTGGTAAAGGCAGGCAAAGCGCGTTATATCGGCGCGTCCAGCATGTACGCATGGCAGTTTCTCAAAGCATTACATACTTCCGAAAAGCACGGATGGACACGCTTTGCAACCATGCAAAATTATGTGAACCTGCTCTATCGCGAAGAAGAGCGCGAAATGCTCCCGCTTTGTGAGAGCGAGAAAATCGGCGTCATCCCCTGGAGCCCCCTTGCGCGCGGCCGACTCACACGCGACTGGGATGAGAAAAGCGCACGCTCAGAGACAGACGAATTTGGAAAGACACTCTATGCAGCCACGGCTGATGCCGACAAAAAGGTCGTCGAGCGCGTCGCCGAAGTCGCCGCGAAACGAGAAATTCCGCGCGCGCAAGTCGCACTTGCCTGGGTACTGCAAAAGTCGGCGGTCACCGCACCAATTGTCGGCGCAACCAAGATGCACCATTTGGCCGACGCAGTCGCCGCACTCTCCGTCAAACTTACGGAAGAAGAGATTGTGCGCATGGAAGAACCGTACGTGCCACACCCTGTGCTTGGATTCCGCTGA
- a CDS encoding S9 family peptidase yields the protein MRSPMAKRIPYVHTLHGDQREDDYYWLREKTNPEVLAYLEEENRYYEENMKPLEALKDRIFEAMKARVPEEEAQVPVQNGDYFYYARQEKALQYPIYARKRAVHRGELSDAQEEIVLDLNVLAQDGGYLSVTVQRVSPDQMRLAYLENRDGTDQYTVYVKDLSTGELLSDQIPYVFIAGSLEWDATGSYLFYVTVDETQRPYRLYRHELGSAQEDELIYEERDTAFTIDLYKSRSGRFLFLQSSTKTTSEVRFLNAETPLQPFQLFAARRAEILYELEHWKEDFLILTNENAVNFTLFKRSTGDSEGAWLELFPYDEKRYLQAVHPFADHLLLEGREGGSTQIWRYQDRQLEPLTWDETVYTVSVGRNPEYMAQEVLIEYQSFLTPRTTIALNLCDGEKTVLQESPVAGDYARDDYRQERRFAVAQDGTRVPYLLVYHREALAKGPAPLLLYAYGSYGINMDANFDAQRMPLLDAGLVLAIAQIRGGSEMGRTWYEDGKLFKKRNTFTDYIAVAKDLIARNDTAPELLAARGGSAGGLLMGAIANLAPELFQVIIADVPFVDVVTTMLDTTIPLTSLEWDEWGNPQDAAYYAYMKSYSPYDQVEAKAYPHMLITTGLNDPRVGYFEPAKWVARLRAMKTDDRMLLLKTHMGAGHFGSSGRFSHMQEMAERYAFMFHHLGLSFS from the coding sequence ATGAGAAGCCCGATGGCAAAGCGCATTCCGTATGTACATACACTGCATGGTGATCAACGCGAGGATGACTATTATTGGCTGCGTGAAAAGACGAACCCTGAAGTCTTGGCATATCTCGAAGAAGAAAATCGCTACTATGAAGAGAACATGAAGCCGCTCGAGGCGCTCAAAGACCGCATTTTTGAGGCGATGAAAGCGCGTGTCCCGGAGGAAGAAGCACAGGTTCCGGTGCAAAACGGGGACTATTTTTATTACGCGCGGCAGGAAAAGGCGCTTCAGTATCCGATCTATGCAAGAAAGCGTGCTGTGCATCGCGGCGAGTTGAGTGACGCACAGGAAGAAATTGTGCTTGACCTAAACGTTTTGGCGCAAGACGGCGGCTATCTGAGTGTGACTGTTCAGCGGGTCAGCCCTGACCAGATGAGACTCGCCTATCTTGAGAATCGGGATGGCACGGATCAATACACCGTGTATGTCAAAGATTTGTCGACAGGGGAACTCCTCTCGGATCAGATTCCATATGTGTTTATCGCGGGGAGCCTTGAGTGGGACGCGACGGGGAGCTATCTGTTTTATGTCACCGTTGATGAGACGCAGCGCCCGTATCGGCTTTATCGACACGAACTTGGAAGTGCGCAGGAAGACGAACTAATCTATGAAGAGCGTGACACGGCGTTCACGATCGATTTGTACAAGTCGCGCTCAGGTCGCTTCCTCTTTCTCCAGAGTTCAACCAAGACCACGAGTGAAGTGCGCTTTTTGAATGCGGAAACACCGCTTCAGCCGTTCCAGCTTTTTGCGGCGCGCAGAGCGGAAATTCTTTATGAACTGGAACATTGGAAAGAAGACTTTCTGATCCTGACAAATGAGAATGCGGTGAATTTTACCTTATTTAAACGCTCGACCGGGGATAGTGAAGGCGCTTGGCTTGAATTGTTTCCGTATGATGAAAAGCGCTATCTCCAGGCGGTACATCCATTCGCGGATCATCTGCTGCTCGAGGGGCGAGAGGGCGGATCAACACAGATCTGGCGCTATCAGGATCGACAACTGGAACCGCTCACCTGGGACGAAACGGTATACACCGTGAGTGTCGGCAGGAATCCCGAGTATATGGCGCAAGAAGTGCTCATCGAGTATCAGTCCTTCCTGACACCGCGCACAACGATTGCGCTCAATCTTTGCGATGGGGAAAAGACGGTGTTGCAAGAGAGTCCTGTGGCTGGTGATTATGCGCGAGATGACTATCGCCAAGAGCGGCGATTTGCCGTCGCACAGGATGGGACGCGTGTGCCGTATCTTTTGGTGTATCATCGCGAAGCACTGGCGAAGGGGCCTGCCCCGCTCCTGCTGTATGCGTACGGCAGTTATGGGATCAACATGGACGCCAATTTTGATGCACAGCGCATGCCGCTGCTTGACGCGGGTTTGGTATTGGCGATTGCACAGATCCGCGGTGGATCAGAGATGGGGCGCACGTGGTATGAGGATGGAAAACTGTTCAAAAAGAGAAACACCTTCACGGATTATATCGCGGTTGCAAAGGATCTGATCGCGCGCAATGACACGGCTCCTGAGTTACTCGCGGCGCGCGGCGGGAGCGCGGGTGGACTCTTGATGGGCGCTATCGCAAACCTCGCGCCGGAACTTTTTCAAGTCATCATTGCGGACGTTCCTTTTGTGGACGTTGTGACGACGATGCTTGACACGACGATTCCGCTTACGAGCCTGGAGTGGGACGAGTGGGGGAATCCGCAGGATGCGGCGTACTATGCCTATATGAAATCATACAGTCCGTATGACCAGGTTGAGGCTAAGGCGTATCCGCACATGCTCATTACAACTGGGTTGAACGACCCGCGCGTTGGCTATTTTGAGCCTGCGAAGTGGGTGGCGCGTTTGCGCGCGATGAAGACGGATGATCGGATGTTGCTTTTAAAGACGCATATGGGGGCAGGTCATTTTGGCTCGTCCGGGCGGTTCAGCCACATGCAAGAGATGGCAGAGCGCTATGCGTTTATGTTCCACCATCTCGGGCTATCGTTTTCGTGA
- a CDS encoding MFS transporter yields the protein MSSNADSNGAPAPSGTHGHGAFSLSFFRQPLAVYAVAFACVIAFMGLGLVDPILPAISKQLHATPSQVELLFSSYNLVTGLAMVITGAVSSRIGFKPTLLTGLLIIVIFSALGGSSHSIAEIVWFRAGWGLGNALFIATALAVIVGVASGGTAGAIILYEAALGLGISVGPLLGGELGSISWRGPFYGVSTLMALAFILVSVLLKKVPRATRRSSVMEPFRALRHKGLLTMGITAFLYNFGFFTLLAYTPFVLNMDAHHLGYVFFGWGVALAVTSVFVAPSLRVRFGTRATLYGVLGLIALDLFVMGLGLSSIPLLVVCVIAAGALLGINNTVITTAVMDVSPFERPIASAAYSFVRFMGGAIAPWLSGKLAVWFNPHVPFYVGAFGVSLAVLTLIIGRRQLANV from the coding sequence ATGTCGTCAAACGCAGATTCAAATGGAGCCCCTGCCCCCTCTGGCACACACGGGCACGGGGCGTTTTCCCTCTCCTTTTTCCGTCAACCGCTCGCCGTCTATGCTGTCGCGTTCGCATGCGTCATCGCATTCATGGGTTTGGGCTTGGTTGATCCGATCCTGCCCGCCATCTCGAAACAGCTGCACGCCACACCCAGTCAGGTGGAACTCCTTTTTAGCAGTTATAATCTCGTCACGGGGCTCGCGATGGTTATCACCGGGGCGGTTTCTTCACGCATCGGATTTAAGCCGACCCTTTTGACAGGCCTCTTGATCATCGTCATTTTTTCTGCGCTGGGCGGCAGTTCACACTCCATCGCGGAGATTGTCTGGTTTCGCGCGGGATGGGGCCTTGGCAATGCGCTTTTTATCGCGACCGCGCTCGCCGTGATCGTCGGCGTGGCAAGCGGCGGAACGGCGGGCGCGATCATTCTCTATGAAGCGGCGCTTGGCCTTGGCATCTCCGTGGGGCCGCTGCTTGGGGGAGAGCTTGGAAGCATTTCCTGGCGTGGCCCATTTTATGGCGTGTCAACACTCATGGCGCTTGCCTTCATTCTCGTTTCCGTCTTGTTGAAAAAAGTGCCACGCGCGACCCGTCGCTCAAGTGTTATGGAACCGTTTCGCGCGCTTCGCCACAAAGGTCTTTTGACCATGGGAATCACGGCATTCCTCTATAATTTTGGGTTTTTTACATTGCTTGCGTATACGCCGTTTGTCCTCAATATGGATGCGCATCACCTGGGGTATGTTTTCTTTGGCTGGGGTGTTGCGCTAGCCGTTACATCCGTCTTTGTCGCACCGAGTCTGCGCGTTCGCTTTGGTACGCGCGCGACACTCTACGGAGTGCTCGGATTGATCGCGCTCGATCTTTTCGTCATGGGACTTGGCCTTTCCTCGATTCCGCTGCTAGTCGTATGTGTCATCGCGGCAGGGGCTTTACTCGGGATCAACAACACAGTCATCACCACCGCCGTCATGGACGTTTCACCTTTTGAACGGCCGATTGCGTCAGCGGCATACAGTTTTGTACGTTTCATGGGCGGTGCAATCGCACCGTGGCTTTCTGGAAAATTGGCCGTCTGGTTCAATCCGCACGTACCTTTTTATGTGGGAGCATTTGGGGTTTCTTTGGCGGTGCTCACACTGATCATCGGTCGCAGACAACTCGCCAACGTGTGA